In the Planifilum fulgidum genome, one interval contains:
- the hisD gene encoding histidinol dehydrogenase — protein MRVVKPEELDTRRRESDLPADQERKIREILSAVRAEGDSALRRYTEKFDGASLRDLRVTEEEIDAAYEQVSAEWLEALREAARRIRRYHERQRRNSWMDSESDGTILGQLIRPLERVGVYVPGGRAAYPSSVLMNVIPARVAGVEEIAMVTPPLPDGSIHSPTLVAAREAGATEIWKVGGAQGIAALAYGTESIRRVDKIVGPGNIYVAYAKRLVYGTVDIDMIAGPSEIVVIADETADPAYVAADLLSQAEHDPMASAVLITPSSALAERVSRELVKQCEALERREIAGQSLRDHGAICLTKDLAEAVETANRLAPEHLELLVADPWRWIGRVKNAGAVFLGEYSPEPVGDYFAGPNHVLPTNGTARFFSPLSVDDFVKKTSLIAYSREALLRDGPRVIALAEGEGLGAHAESIRVRLDREGGERRDG, from the coding sequence ATCCGGGTGGTCAAGCCGGAGGAATTGGATACGCGCAGGCGGGAAAGCGATTTGCCTGCCGATCAGGAGCGGAAGATCCGGGAGATTCTCTCCGCCGTCCGGGCGGAGGGGGACAGCGCCCTCCGGCGGTACACGGAGAAATTTGACGGCGCTTCCCTCCGGGACCTCCGCGTGACCGAAGAGGAGATCGACGCCGCCTATGAACAGGTGTCCGCCGAATGGCTGGAAGCCCTGCGGGAAGCGGCCCGGCGCATCCGCCGATACCATGAGCGGCAGAGGCGGAATTCCTGGATGGATTCGGAGTCCGACGGAACGATACTGGGACAGCTCATCCGCCCCCTGGAGCGGGTGGGCGTGTACGTTCCCGGCGGACGGGCCGCTTATCCTTCGTCGGTGCTGATGAACGTGATTCCCGCCCGGGTGGCCGGGGTGGAGGAAATCGCCATGGTGACCCCGCCCCTTCCCGACGGGAGCATCCATTCTCCCACCCTGGTGGCGGCGCGGGAGGCGGGAGCGACGGAGATCTGGAAGGTGGGCGGAGCCCAGGGGATCGCCGCCCTGGCTTACGGGACGGAAAGCATCCGGCGGGTGGACAAGATCGTCGGCCCCGGCAACATCTACGTCGCCTATGCGAAGCGGCTGGTGTACGGCACGGTGGACATCGACATGATCGCCGGGCCGAGCGAAATCGTCGTCATCGCCGACGAAACGGCCGATCCCGCATACGTGGCCGCCGACCTCCTTTCCCAGGCGGAACACGATCCGATGGCCAGCGCCGTGCTGATCACCCCCTCTTCCGCCTTGGCCGAACGGGTTTCCCGGGAACTGGTCAAACAGTGCGAGGCTCTGGAGCGGAGGGAGATCGCCGGCCAATCCCTGCGGGATCACGGGGCGATCTGTCTCACGAAGGATCTGGCGGAGGCGGTGGAGACGGCCAACCGGTTGGCCCCCGAGCATCTGGAGCTCCTGGTGGCCGACCCGTGGCGCTGGATCGGTCGGGTCAAAAACGCCGGCGCCGTCTTTCTCGGGGAGTACAGCCCGGAACCGGTGGGAGATTATTTCGCCGGCCCCAACCACGTTCTCCCCACCAACGGAACGGCCCGCTTCTTTTCTCCCCTGTCCGTGGACGATTTTGTGAAAAAGACCAGCCTGATCGCCTACAGCCGGGAGGCGCTCCTGCGGGACGGCCCTCGGGTGATCGCCCTGGCGGAAGGGGAGGGGCTGGGCGCCCACGCCGAATCGATCCGCGTTCGCCTCGACCGGGAAGGAGGGGAAAGGCGGGATGGCTGA
- the hisG gene encoding ATP phosphoribosyltransferase gives MAGDTLTIAMPKGRILREALELFEAAGYPVEEGAFESRKLTVTLPEAGLSFFLSKPGDVPTYVEYGVADLGVVGKDVLMEEGRDVYELLDLGISRCRIAVAALPDWRPSLHPRVATKYPRIAGRYFLEQGEQVEIIRLNGSVELAPLIGLADRIVDIVSTGRTLRENGLVELETVSVVTSRLIANRASFRLKSGAVDRLCSRLAAVTKEGVRT, from the coding sequence ATGGCCGGTGACACCTTGACCATTGCCATGCCCAAGGGGCGGATTTTGCGGGAAGCGCTGGAGCTCTTCGAGGCGGCGGGGTATCCCGTGGAGGAAGGGGCGTTTGAGTCCCGCAAGCTGACGGTCACCCTGCCGGAAGCCGGCCTCTCCTTTTTCCTTTCCAAACCGGGGGATGTGCCCACGTACGTGGAGTACGGGGTGGCCGACCTGGGAGTGGTGGGGAAGGATGTGCTGATGGAGGAGGGGCGCGATGTTTACGAGTTGCTCGATCTGGGGATCAGCCGGTGCCGGATTGCCGTCGCCGCCCTTCCCGATTGGCGCCCTTCCCTCCATCCTCGGGTGGCGACGAAATATCCGCGGATTGCCGGACGCTACTTTTTGGAGCAGGGGGAACAGGTGGAAATCATCCGGTTGAACGGTTCCGTGGAGCTCGCACCGCTGATCGGGCTGGCCGACCGGATTGTGGACATCGTTTCCACCGGGCGCACCCTGCGGGAAAACGGCCTCGTCGAGCTGGAGACGGTGTCCGTCGTGACGTCCCGCCTGATCGCCAACCGGGCCAGCTTTCGCCTGAAGAGCGGGGCCGTGGACCGGCTTTGTTCCCGGCTGGCGGCGGTGACGAAGGAAGGAGTGAGAACATGA
- the hisB gene encoding imidazoleglycerol-phosphate dehydratase HisB, translating to MADRAATVHRKTKETEITLTLDLDGSGKTELETGVPFLEHMLDLFAKHGLFDLRVMAKGDVHIDDHHTVEDIAICLGTALRRALGDKAGIRRYGHAVIPMDESLGQVAVDLSGRSHLEFRAEFPALRVGTFATELVHEFFWKLAMEGRMNLHVLLHYGRNTHHMIESLFKALGRALDEATRVDPRVQGIPSSKGVL from the coding sequence ATGGCTGATCGCGCCGCGACGGTTCACCGCAAAACGAAGGAAACGGAGATCACCCTGACCCTGGATCTGGACGGGTCGGGGAAGACGGAGCTGGAGACGGGGGTTCCCTTTCTGGAGCACATGCTGGATTTGTTCGCCAAGCACGGACTGTTTGACCTGCGGGTGATGGCGAAAGGGGATGTTCACATCGACGACCACCATACGGTGGAAGACATCGCCATCTGCCTCGGGACCGCCCTGCGCCGGGCCCTGGGGGACAAAGCGGGCATCCGCCGCTACGGCCATGCCGTCATCCCGATGGACGAGTCCCTGGGCCAGGTGGCGGTGGATCTGTCGGGTCGCTCGCACTTGGAGTTTCGGGCCGAGTTTCCCGCCCTGCGCGTGGGAACCTTCGCCACGGAGCTGGTGCACGAGTTTTTCTGGAAGCTGGCGATGGAGGGGCGGATGAATCTCCACGTTCTTCTCCATTACGGCCGGAATACCCACCACATGATCGAATCCCTGTTCAAAGCCCTGGGCCGGGCCTTGGACGAGGCCACCCGGGTGGATCCCCGGGTTCAGGGGATTCCGTCCTCCAAAGGGGTGCTTTAG